In Plutella xylostella chromosome 4, ilPluXylo3.1, whole genome shotgun sequence, a genomic segment contains:
- the LOC125490592 gene encoding uncharacterized protein LOC125490592 translates to MSEINTNKKTIIDEFLTFVQNKIDIIDDVSLIQICATNFSDAEIDTGKSVLFQEISGARCVNRKGEDKKKKNIKDVIVLLKATDPDVQPTFVAKNLDRLPPVTFDHVDVTRLLKDLTLLKSEMLDLKTNSVSKSEFITLQDELSRLRSRWTPDQTRVAVQKKPFSKKQPSQFNNSNGLTGRSSISTQNSPATASRAYVKGDIRAPMLTSSEQDSGPVSEPAAACPPSPESAMPTDDEFVDAEISHTPTYRDILRSEGGTVDRMPNDNKGVNDNGFTTVSHKKRSKNKNMRGTLQSSNRLQVVEPACAIYVSRLMKHITEKDIQEHFDDMNEKCLSVELLMPQRETSFNSFKVMIPGSKVGTILNNNFWPAGLVYRRYRERTSRLTRPNSTNNG, encoded by the coding sequence ATGAGtgaaataaatactaataagAAAACCATCATTGACGAATTCTTAACATTTGTTCAGAATAAAATTGACATAATCGACGATGTGAGCCTTATACAAATATGTGCTACGAACTTCTCTGACGCCGAAATAGATACGGGTAAATCGGTACTATTTCAAGAAATTTCCGGTGCACGCTGTGTTAATAGAAAAGGTGAAGAcaagaagaaaaagaatatTAAAGATGTTATAGTGCTCCTTAAAGCAACTGATCCTGACGTTCAGCCCACGTTTGTGGCGAAGAACCTTGACCGACTTCCTCCTGTGACCTTCGACCATGTCGACGTAACGCGACTACTGAAAGACCTGACTTTACTTAAGTCGGAAATGCTTGACTTAAAAACTAACTCTGTCTCAAAATCAGAGTTCATAACGCTTCAAGACGAATTATCTCGGCTTAGATCGAGGTGGACACCAGACCAGACCAGGGTGGCAGTGCAGAAGAAACCCTTCAGCAAAAAACAACCATCTCAATTTAACAACTCAAACGGTTTAACTGGGCGGTCATCTATCTCGACGCAGAATAGCCCGGCGACTGCGTCACGTGCGTATGTTAAGGGCGACATTCGCGCGCCGATGTTGACGAGCAGTGAACAAGATAGCGGACCGGTTTCCGAGCCGGCCGCGGCCTGTCCACCGTCGCCCGAGTCGGCGATGCCTACGGATGACGAATTTGTTGATGCCGAGATTTCGCACACGCCTACCTACCGTGATATTTTGCGTAGCGAGGGAGGGACTGTCGACCGTATGCCCAATGACAACAAGGGTGTTAATGACAATGGATTTACTACGGTGTCGCATAAGAAGCGTagtaagaataaaaatatgagaGGCACCTTGCAATCGAGTAATAGACTGCAGGTCGTGGAGCCCGCCTGTGCTATCTATGTGTCTCGATTAATGAAACACATTACCGAGAAAGACATTCAGGAACACTTTGACGACATGAATGAAAAATGCCTAAGTGTCGAACTTTTAATGCCGCAGCGGGAAACTAGTTTTAATTCGTTTAAAGTTATGATCCCTGGtagtaaagtaggtactatcctaaataacaacttttggcCCGCTGGCTTGGTCTACAGGCGATACAGAGAGCGTACTTCGCGCCTTACACGACCCAATAGTACCAATAATGGATAA